The Nocardioides panzhihuensis genome has a segment encoding these proteins:
- a CDS encoding type III effector: MNKKTGLLRRAAAVAAFSGVAVALTTGTATAAPVTHTDDHNRTATECVKENTGGASDLSPSSQKAWADFICGAGQATGGAARMVSGAWVGAPGLILMGATGGELSPAQKKAWVNWDGGAHQVGTGAAMVASGVYVGAPGIAMDKIMGGAMPSELSDREMDQVSFLIPMENPALDGLPVDQVPNPLRPFGTF; this comes from the coding sequence ATGAACAAGAAGACAGGGCTGCTCCGCCGCGCCGCGGCCGTCGCAGCCTTCTCGGGTGTCGCCGTCGCACTGACCACCGGTACCGCCACGGCGGCTCCGGTCACCCACACGGACGACCACAACCGCACCGCCACTGAGTGTGTGAAGGAGAACACCGGCGGCGCCTCGGACCTCTCGCCCTCGAGCCAGAAGGCCTGGGCCGACTTCATCTGTGGCGCCGGCCAGGCCACCGGCGGTGCCGCTCGCATGGTCAGCGGCGCCTGGGTCGGCGCCCCGGGCCTCATCCTGATGGGCGCCACCGGCGGCGAGCTGAGCCCGGCGCAGAAGAAGGCCTGGGTGAACTGGGACGGTGGCGCTCACCAGGTGGGCACCGGTGCCGCGATGGTCGCCTCCGGCGTCTACGTCGGCGCGCCCGGCATCGCAATGGACAAGATCATGGGCGGCGCGATGCCGTCCGAGCTGTCCGACCGCGAGATGGACCAGGTCTCGTTCCTGATCCCGATGGAGAACCCGGCTCTCGACGGCCTCCCCGTCGACCAGGTCCCGAACCCGCTGCGTCCGTTCGGCACCTTCTGA
- a CDS encoding type III effector: protein MSKKTGLLRRAAAVAAFSGVAFALTNGAAVAAPADIDVPAAGDVSPSDLSPSSQKAWEDFILGGSYVTEGASQMVSGAWVGAPGLLLAGATGAPLTPEQMAAWENWDEGGYKIGEGAAMMVAGAYVGAPGYVLDQIAAGATPGDLSPSELEQVSFLIPEDSPALEGVPTEQVPNPMAPLGSF, encoded by the coding sequence ATGAGCAAGAAGACAGGGTTGTTGCGCCGCGCCGCGGCCGTCGCCGCCTTCTCGGGTGTCGCCTTCGCGCTGACCAACGGAGCGGCCGTGGCCGCTCCGGCCGACATCGATGTACCGGCCGCCGGCGACGTGTCGCCCTCGGACCTCTCCCCCTCATCGCAGAAGGCCTGGGAGGACTTCATCCTCGGCGGCTCTTACGTGACCGAAGGCGCTTCTCAGATGGTCAGCGGCGCCTGGGTCGGCGCCCCGGGCCTGCTCCTCGCCGGCGCCACCGGCGCCCCTCTGACCCCGGAGCAGATGGCCGCCTGGGAGAACTGGGACGAGGGCGGCTACAAGATCGGCGAGGGTGCCGCGATGATGGTCGCGGGCGCCTACGTCGGCGCCCCGGGCTACGTCCTCGACCAGATCGCCGCCGGGGCGACCCCGGGCGACCTGTCGCCGAGCGAGCTCGAGCAGGTCTCGTTCCTCATCCCGGAGGACAGCCCCGCACTCGAGGGCGTTCCCACCGAGCAGGTCCCGAACCCGATGGCCCCTCTCGGCTCCTTCTGA
- a CDS encoding DMT family transporter: MDHAAAVSLAIGACVLFSFSAAVQQRASALAPGRSGGISGVERLMLALVRNPLWVTGAVINAIGFGVQAVALHHGSVSVVQSVMPTQLLFALVFASIAARHWPTLADWVSGAAICGGVILLVTDDHRGGTYADVGRVALFAGCVAVVICVLLLAAHRFPPPIAAATTAVAAGCSFATTSVLLKITADRAAADGFLGLLTLPAFYGLLCTCGLGIVLTQAALAAGPLPWAMAAMTITNPTVSYVAAVVAFGASAPTLWVAVCAGALLVTGIIGLARSRSVVRWTPAQPERTGIPALPL; the protein is encoded by the coding sequence ATGGATCATGCTGCGGCCGTGAGCCTGGCCATCGGCGCATGCGTCCTCTTCTCGTTCTCCGCCGCGGTCCAGCAGCGCGCAAGCGCGCTCGCGCCTGGGCGCAGCGGCGGGATCTCCGGGGTCGAGCGGCTGATGCTGGCGCTGGTGCGCAACCCGCTGTGGGTCACTGGCGCGGTGATCAATGCGATCGGCTTCGGGGTGCAGGCCGTCGCGCTCCATCATGGGTCGGTCTCGGTGGTGCAGTCGGTGATGCCGACGCAGCTGCTCTTCGCGCTCGTCTTCGCCTCGATCGCCGCCCGTCACTGGCCGACGCTCGCCGACTGGGTCAGCGGTGCCGCGATCTGCGGCGGCGTGATCCTGCTGGTCACCGACGACCATCGCGGCGGCACCTATGCCGACGTCGGCCGCGTCGCGCTCTTCGCGGGGTGTGTGGCGGTCGTGATCTGCGTACTTCTACTGGCGGCACACCGGTTCCCGCCGCCGATCGCGGCGGCGACCACCGCGGTCGCGGCCGGCTGCTCCTTCGCGACCACCTCGGTGCTGCTGAAGATCACCGCCGACCGGGCCGCCGCCGACGGTTTCCTCGGGCTGCTCACGCTGCCGGCGTTCTACGGGCTGCTGTGCACCTGCGGCCTCGGGATCGTGCTCACCCAGGCGGCCCTCGCCGCCGGCCCGCTGCCCTGGGCCATGGCGGCGATGACCATCACCAACCCCACGGTCTCGTACGTCGCAGCCGTGGTCGCCTTCGGCGCCTCTGCCCCCACGTTGTGGGTCGCGGTGTGCGCCGGAGCGCTGCTGGTCACCGGGATCATCGGGCTCGCCAGGTCGCGGTCGGTGGTGAGGTGGACACCGGCGCAGCCCGAGCGAACCGGGATCCCGGCGCTCCCGTTGTGA
- a CDS encoding AsnC family transcriptional regulator — MDKFDENAHLSEIDLQLLHALQIAPRAPWGVVAEAIGVSAVTAARRWQRLVDGGLAWINAYPGPALLDAHTVAYVDVDCEPSQRDSVVSALVREPQVASVEIMASERDLFLTVNTADIGSLSHLVQGLGRFDGVRGTRTRIATRTYGEGSRWRLDALDTRGQQLVQAVAPEIRREGKLGPEDRSTLLTLAHDGRYTAAELAVATGVSAPTARRRLDRLLRNGQVSLRCDVAHVISGWPVTATLWARVSATLVDRAGQMLTQMPEVRVCSAVTGAANLVATVWLRNVPSLQDFEHRLEARLPELAVIDRAITLQTVKRLGCLLDEAGRRSGVVPIDLWHSSD, encoded by the coding sequence GTGGACAAATTCGATGAAAACGCTCACCTCTCCGAGATCGACTTGCAGCTGCTCCACGCCTTGCAGATCGCGCCGCGCGCGCCGTGGGGCGTGGTCGCCGAGGCAATCGGGGTCAGCGCCGTCACCGCGGCACGCCGCTGGCAGCGACTGGTCGACGGCGGGCTGGCCTGGATCAATGCCTACCCCGGGCCCGCGCTGCTGGACGCGCACACGGTGGCGTACGTCGACGTCGACTGCGAGCCGAGCCAGCGGGATTCCGTTGTCTCGGCCCTCGTGCGGGAACCGCAGGTGGCGTCGGTCGAGATCATGGCCAGCGAGCGCGACCTCTTCCTCACGGTGAACACTGCCGACATCGGCAGCCTCTCCCACCTGGTCCAAGGCCTCGGCCGGTTCGATGGCGTGCGCGGGACCCGGACCAGGATCGCCACCCGTACCTACGGCGAGGGCTCCCGCTGGCGGCTGGACGCGCTCGACACACGCGGCCAGCAGCTGGTTCAAGCAGTGGCACCGGAGATCCGCCGGGAGGGAAAGCTAGGGCCCGAGGACCGCTCGACCCTCCTGACGCTGGCACACGATGGTCGATACACCGCGGCAGAGCTGGCAGTTGCGACCGGAGTGAGCGCCCCGACGGCCCGTCGAAGGCTAGACCGATTGCTGCGAAACGGCCAGGTGTCGCTTCGCTGCGACGTTGCACACGTGATCAGCGGCTGGCCGGTAACCGCGACATTGTGGGCGCGAGTGTCGGCAACGCTTGTCGATCGGGCAGGCCAGATGCTGACCCAGATGCCGGAGGTGCGCGTCTGCTCCGCAGTCACAGGCGCAGCCAACCTGGTCGCGACAGTGTGGCTCCGGAACGTGCCAAGCCTCCAGGACTTCGAGCACCGGCTGGAAGCGCGGCTACCCGAGCTCGCTGTCATCGACAGGGCCATCACCCTTCAGACCGTCAAGCGACTCGGCTGCCTCTTGGACGAAGCCGGCCGACGCAGCGGCGTGGTCCCGATCGACCTGTGGCACTCGTCCGACTGA
- a CDS encoding M20 metallopeptidase family protein, whose product MTFQEAAEAVHADLVTLRRAIHANPEVGLHLPRTQEKVLAALAGLPLEVSTGSALTSVTAVLRGGRPGPTVLLRGDMDALEVPERSGLDFASRVPGVSHACGHDLHTAMLVGAAHLLSDRRESLAGTVVFMFQPGEEGCDGAGLMVKEGVLDASGERPIAAYALHVNSALVPRGTVATRSGPLLAASDAVSVSLRGTGGHGATPYLANDPLPAACEIVTTLQTRVARRFNPFDPAIVTVGSLQGGTRRNVIPETVDMAATVRTFSPQTRARIEAEIRAVVGGVAAAHGLQATIGYEPEYPVTRNDGAETEFATAVVGEVLGEDRYHMLPEPLTASEDFSRVLDEVPGSYLLLGACPPDIDLADAGYNHSPYALFDDDVIADGAALYAELAARRLDAATVPAI is encoded by the coding sequence ATGACGTTCCAGGAAGCGGCTGAGGCCGTGCATGCCGACCTCGTCACGCTGCGCCGGGCGATTCACGCAAACCCCGAGGTGGGGCTGCATCTGCCTCGAACCCAGGAGAAGGTGCTGGCTGCGCTCGCAGGTCTGCCGTTGGAGGTCAGCACGGGCAGCGCGCTCACGTCGGTGACGGCGGTGCTCCGCGGCGGGCGGCCAGGACCCACGGTGCTCCTGCGCGGCGACATGGACGCCCTGGAAGTGCCCGAGCGGTCCGGCTTGGACTTCGCGTCCCGGGTTCCCGGCGTCAGCCATGCCTGCGGCCACGACCTGCATACCGCGATGCTGGTGGGGGCGGCACATCTGCTCAGCGATCGGCGAGAGTCACTCGCCGGCACCGTGGTGTTCATGTTCCAGCCCGGCGAGGAAGGCTGTGACGGTGCCGGGCTCATGGTTAAGGAGGGCGTGCTCGACGCGTCCGGCGAACGCCCGATCGCTGCGTACGCCCTGCATGTGAATTCCGCCCTGGTGCCCCGCGGCACCGTCGCCACCCGCTCCGGCCCGCTGCTCGCCGCCTCCGACGCCGTGTCCGTGTCGCTCCGTGGCACCGGAGGCCACGGCGCAACGCCGTACCTGGCCAACGACCCGCTGCCGGCTGCCTGCGAGATCGTCACCACGCTTCAGACGAGGGTCGCCCGAAGGTTCAACCCGTTCGACCCAGCCATCGTCACCGTGGGCTCGTTGCAGGGCGGCACCCGACGCAACGTCATCCCGGAGACCGTCGACATGGCGGCCACCGTCCGCACGTTCTCGCCCCAGACCCGCGCCCGGATCGAGGCTGAGATCCGAGCTGTGGTGGGTGGCGTCGCCGCGGCCCATGGTCTACAGGCCACGATCGGCTACGAGCCGGAGTATCCCGTCACCCGAAACGACGGCGCCGAGACCGAGTTCGCCACCGCCGTGGTCGGTGAGGTGCTCGGTGAGGACCGCTACCACATGCTTCCCGAGCCGTTGACCGCGTCGGAGGACTTCTCGCGGGTGCTCGACGAAGTGCCGGGCAGCTACCTGCTGCTCGGCGCCTGCCCGCCCGACATCGACCTCGCCGACGCGGGATACAACCACTCGCCCTACGCACTCTTCGACGACGACGTCATCGCCGACGGAGCCGCGCTGTACGCAGAGCTCGCGGCTCGTCGTCTTGATGCGGCCACCGTGCCCGCGATCTGA
- a CDS encoding MFS transporter, whose product MNPTQPPAAATPAVTPSPTQPTKARVILGTALGNAVEWYDWNVYAIFVPFFATQFFDPANPTAAVLSTLAIFAVGFVMRPLGAVLFGSIADRKGRRLALMLAVGLAALGSLVIGLSPTYESVGLAAPVVLVVARLIQGLAHGGEMPSSHAYIAEMAPAERRGLWSSSIYVSGMSAVLVATLLGAVLTSTLGEGAMADWGWRIPFLIGGALGLVVLWVRRRLPETEAYEMAHEDTSPEVGLMQGLWQNRVSVLRVLGITIGGTVFFYTWSIAGVAYAVNVKGMAASQAMWSGVIGTSITILCLPFIASLSDRWGRRPHYFIFGIGAAVVSFPLSRLIQGEMWQLTVALTVTMLLSAFTSAIVPAVLSELFPTHVRATGMGLPYALAVAVFGGTAPYLQTWLAGHGLDQLFLAYSAVLALVTAAVMFFAPETCGKALE is encoded by the coding sequence ATGAACCCGACCCAGCCCCCGGCCGCGGCAACCCCCGCAGTCACACCGTCCCCGACGCAGCCGACGAAGGCCCGCGTCATCCTCGGCACCGCGCTCGGCAATGCCGTCGAGTGGTACGACTGGAACGTCTACGCGATCTTCGTGCCGTTCTTCGCCACCCAGTTCTTCGACCCTGCCAACCCCACCGCCGCTGTGCTCTCGACACTGGCCATCTTCGCCGTCGGATTCGTCATGCGACCGCTGGGAGCGGTGCTGTTCGGCTCGATCGCCGACCGGAAGGGTCGCCGGCTCGCCCTGATGCTGGCGGTCGGCCTGGCGGCGCTGGGCAGCCTCGTCATCGGTCTCTCCCCCACGTACGAGAGCGTGGGCCTCGCGGCGCCGGTGGTGCTGGTCGTGGCCCGGCTGATCCAAGGACTGGCCCACGGTGGTGAGATGCCCTCGTCGCACGCCTACATCGCTGAGATGGCACCAGCGGAGCGACGTGGCCTGTGGTCCAGCTCGATCTATGTCTCGGGTATGAGTGCTGTCCTCGTGGCCACCCTGCTGGGTGCCGTGCTCACCAGCACCTTGGGTGAGGGAGCGATGGCCGATTGGGGCTGGCGCATCCCGTTCCTGATCGGTGGCGCACTGGGCCTGGTGGTGCTGTGGGTCCGGCGCCGGCTCCCGGAGACCGAGGCCTACGAGATGGCCCATGAGGACACCAGCCCCGAGGTCGGTCTGATGCAGGGGCTGTGGCAGAACCGAGTCTCGGTCCTGCGTGTGCTCGGCATCACGATCGGCGGCACCGTCTTCTTCTACACCTGGTCGATCGCCGGGGTCGCGTACGCGGTGAACGTGAAGGGAATGGCTGCCTCGCAGGCCATGTGGTCCGGTGTGATCGGCACGTCGATCACCATCCTCTGCCTCCCGTTCATCGCGTCGCTGTCGGACCGGTGGGGCCGCCGGCCGCACTACTTCATCTTCGGCATCGGTGCCGCCGTGGTCTCCTTCCCGCTGAGTCGGCTCATCCAGGGGGAGATGTGGCAGCTCACCGTCGCGCTAACCGTGACCATGCTGCTCTCGGCCTTCACCTCCGCAATCGTTCCTGCGGTCCTGTCCGAGCTGTTCCCGACCCACGTGCGTGCCACCGGCATGGGTCTGCCCTACGCCCTGGCCGTCGCCGTCTTCGGTGGTACCGCCCCGTACCTGCAGACCTGGCTTGCCGGCCACGGACTCGACCAGCTTTTCCTGGCGTACTCGGCCGTGCTGGCGCTCGTCACCGCGGCAGTGATGTTCTTCGCGCCCGAGACCTGCGGCAAGGCACTGGAGTGA
- a CDS encoding shikimate dehydrogenase — protein MTSPRTRAGNRGGPSSSGGNDKFLIGLIGSGITHSPTPALHEREADHQGLRYLYRVLDLPTLGLGPEDAVELVRGAARLGYTGLNVTHPAKQVVIPALDELDEVAEALGAVNTIRIEDGGRLVGYNTDVEAFGESLLSALSGRPLGRVLQVGAGGAGAATAYALLERGASALTLSDLDDHRADRLADRMRKLFPDAGITTVAHDVVADRVAKHDGVVNASPVGSMLTPGTPIEPALLTPHQWVADVVYRPLRTALIESAEEQGCIAIGGGGMMVGQAVYSFAVFTGCTADHDRVAAHFDQLVADRVWTDTSAITGRGTC, from the coding sequence GTGACCAGCCCGAGAACGCGCGCAGGGAACAGAGGGGGCCCATCAAGCTCAGGAGGAAATGACAAATTCCTCATCGGGCTCATCGGCTCTGGCATCACCCACTCTCCGACCCCTGCTCTGCATGAGCGTGAAGCGGATCATCAGGGCCTCCGCTACCTCTACCGCGTCCTGGACCTTCCCACGTTGGGCCTGGGACCTGAGGATGCCGTCGAATTGGTGCGCGGGGCAGCGCGGCTCGGCTACACCGGTCTCAACGTCACCCACCCCGCGAAGCAGGTGGTCATCCCCGCACTCGACGAGCTCGATGAGGTCGCGGAGGCCCTCGGTGCTGTCAACACCATCCGCATCGAGGACGGAGGGCGGCTGGTTGGGTACAACACCGACGTCGAGGCCTTCGGAGAATCGCTGCTCAGCGCACTCTCGGGGCGCCCGCTCGGCCGCGTACTGCAGGTCGGCGCGGGCGGCGCGGGAGCCGCCACGGCATACGCGCTCCTGGAGCGAGGAGCCTCAGCCCTGACCCTCAGTGATCTCGACGATCACCGCGCCGACCGGCTCGCCGACCGGATGCGAAAACTCTTCCCAGACGCCGGCATCACCACGGTCGCCCACGACGTGGTCGCCGATCGCGTGGCCAAACACGACGGGGTCGTGAACGCAAGCCCCGTCGGTTCGATGCTCACGCCGGGCACCCCGATCGAGCCAGCACTCCTCACGCCGCACCAGTGGGTAGCGGACGTGGTCTACCGGCCACTTCGCACTGCCCTGATCGAGTCGGCGGAAGAGCAGGGATGTATTGCCATCGGTGGAGGCGGCATGATGGTCGGTCAGGCCGTGTACAGCTTCGCCGTCTTCACCGGATGCACCGCTGATCACGACCGCGTCGCGGCACACTTCGACCAGTTGGTGGCAGACCGGGTTTGGACAGACACGTCGGCCATTACTGGGCGGGGGACCTGCTAG
- a CDS encoding glycosyltransferase, which produces MPHDGAVLIAQLANFVGPTSGGMKTALEALARGYVEAGHDRLLVAPGPYDAVTSTDLGDVVQLRAPRVGGGYRLILEPWRVTDVLTRYRPTSLEVSDKFTMLPVSRWARRQGIGTVLFSHERLDEYMPTYTGMDTTSKVSTALLNRMLVRSFDQVLVTSDYARHEFEPLAATVGCPIAQVPLGVDLDFFPPSLGHRDDTLRLVHVGRLSREKSPDLAVATAVELHRRGFDVRMDVYGDGPHRAEIEALATGAPVFFHGHVADRHRIGRALREADVALSVCPRETFGLAVLEALASGTPVVTADRGGARELIDPMCGAWAPAHPAALADAVIDVAERPVVATRRAARERAEQFPWARTIEEMLELHESLARETTPTYLVARSRQRQAARRTRRYA; this is translated from the coding sequence ATGCCACACGATGGGGCCGTGCTCATCGCTCAGCTCGCCAACTTCGTCGGCCCCACCTCCGGCGGGATGAAGACGGCTCTGGAGGCCCTCGCCCGCGGCTATGTCGAGGCGGGTCACGACCGGCTTCTGGTCGCCCCCGGCCCGTACGACGCGGTCACCTCGACCGACCTCGGGGACGTGGTGCAGCTCAGAGCGCCGCGCGTCGGCGGCGGCTACCGGCTGATCCTCGAGCCGTGGCGGGTGACCGACGTGCTGACCCGCTACCGTCCGACGAGCCTGGAGGTAAGCGACAAGTTCACGATGCTCCCCGTCTCCCGCTGGGCCCGGCGCCAGGGGATCGGGACGGTGCTCTTCTCCCACGAACGCCTCGACGAGTACATGCCCACCTACACCGGCATGGACACCACCTCGAAGGTCTCCACCGCACTCCTGAACCGGATGCTGGTGCGCTCCTTCGACCAAGTGCTGGTGACCTCCGACTACGCCCGGCACGAGTTCGAGCCGCTGGCCGCGACCGTCGGCTGCCCGATCGCCCAGGTGCCCCTGGGTGTCGACCTGGACTTCTTCCCTCCCTCGCTCGGACACCGCGACGACACGCTGAGGCTCGTTCACGTCGGCCGGCTCTCCCGCGAGAAGTCGCCGGATCTCGCCGTCGCCACCGCCGTCGAGCTGCACCGCCGCGGTTTCGACGTCCGGATGGACGTCTACGGCGACGGCCCGCACCGTGCCGAGATCGAGGCGCTCGCCACCGGTGCGCCGGTCTTCTTCCACGGACACGTCGCCGACCGCCACCGCATCGGCAGAGCGCTCCGCGAGGCCGACGTGGCCCTCTCCGTCTGTCCGCGCGAGACCTTCGGGCTGGCGGTCCTGGAGGCCCTGGCCAGCGGTACGCCGGTGGTGACCGCCGACCGCGGCGGCGCCCGCGAGCTCATCGACCCGATGTGCGGGGCCTGGGCTCCCGCCCACCCGGCTGCGCTGGCCGACGCGGTCATCGATGTCGCCGAGCGACCGGTGGTGGCGACCCGCCGTGCCGCCCGAGAGCGGGCCGAGCAGTTCCCGTGGGCACGCACGATCGAGGAGATGCTGGAGCTCCACGAGAGCCTCGCGAGGGAGACCACGCCGACCTACCTCGTCGCGCGCTCGCGCCAGCGGCAGGCCGCCAGACGGACCCGGCGCTACGCCTGA
- a CDS encoding pirin family protein, with product MTNLDAHPALVECVGGTGDEGVEIQIITPRDVPLGGPRAMNVRRTLPARARSLIGAWCFLDHFGPDDVVVSGGMEVPPHPHTGLATVSWLFTGEIEHRDSVGTVGMVRPGEVNLMTSGRGISHSENSTVETTVLHGAQLWVALPDEFRDVEPAFENYRPVPIEHEGATVRVFMGSLLGATSPVRTHSEILGAEILLEPGTRLEIPVDDRFEHGVLVDTGEVSMTGVGPSGPASADVEKDSLAYAPPGATTLILQAGEAWTRLLLLGGPPFGESIIMWWNFVGRTHDEVVAYRQEWQEQVTRGGELVEDSQDVGAGRFGVVEGNHQKPIPAPPLPNARLRSRS from the coding sequence ATGACCAACCTGGATGCGCACCCCGCCCTCGTCGAGTGTGTCGGCGGGACCGGTGACGAAGGCGTCGAGATCCAGATCATCACTCCGCGAGACGTGCCCCTGGGTGGTCCCCGCGCGATGAACGTACGTCGCACCCTCCCCGCCCGCGCGCGCTCGCTGATCGGCGCGTGGTGCTTCCTGGACCACTTCGGTCCGGACGATGTCGTCGTCTCCGGAGGGATGGAGGTGCCGCCGCACCCGCACACCGGCCTGGCGACGGTCTCCTGGCTGTTCACCGGCGAGATCGAGCACCGCGACTCGGTCGGAACGGTGGGGATGGTGCGCCCGGGCGAGGTCAACCTGATGACCTCCGGACGCGGGATCTCCCACTCGGAGAACTCGACGGTCGAGACCACCGTGTTGCACGGGGCGCAGCTGTGGGTCGCCCTCCCCGACGAGTTCCGCGACGTCGAGCCGGCGTTCGAGAACTACCGCCCGGTGCCGATCGAGCACGAGGGCGCGACGGTCCGGGTCTTCATGGGATCCCTGCTGGGCGCGACGTCGCCGGTGCGGACCCACTCCGAGATCCTCGGCGCCGAGATCCTGCTCGAGCCCGGCACCCGGCTCGAGATCCCGGTCGACGACCGGTTCGAGCACGGGGTGCTGGTGGACACCGGCGAGGTGTCGATGACCGGCGTCGGCCCGTCCGGCCCGGCCTCGGCCGACGTGGAGAAGGACTCCCTCGCCTATGCGCCTCCGGGCGCCACGACGCTGATCCTGCAGGCCGGCGAGGCCTGGACCAGGCTGCTCCTCCTCGGCGGACCGCCGTTCGGCGAGTCGATCATCATGTGGTGGAACTTCGTCGGCCGCACCCACGACGAGGTCGTCGCCTACCGCCAGGAGTGGCAGGAGCAGGTCACCCGTGGCGGTGAGCTGGTCGAGGACTCCCAGGACGTGGGCGCCGGGCGCTTCGGAGTGGTCGAGGGCAACCACCAGAAGCCGATCCCCGCACCTCCGCTTCCCAACGCGCGCCTCCGCTCGCGGTCCTAG
- a CDS encoding ROK family protein translates to MSDESSDPGVVLAVAVGRSRSQAAAFDLAGRELAGDTRDHEVGISAEALMPEVVERMTKMVTSIDLPVLAIGMSLPGVVNPDLGMSIDTPAMGGWDGVQLAPYFTALTDAPLILAHDAHALARSELFNSDHPVRNALVVKASTGLGMGIISDGKVVTGALGAAGEIGHTRIDAAGDRPCRCGSTGCLETVASGWALAQRLTDSGVSAGHVRDLVAAALAGDAVARGLLREGGRQLGEVVATAVNLLNPEVVVIGGDMAGAFDLYTAGVRESVYARANPIATRELTFMAQLHGDSSGLVGCAAMAIESLTDTP, encoded by the coding sequence GTGAGCGACGAATCCTCAGACCCAGGAGTCGTGCTGGCGGTGGCGGTGGGCCGTAGCCGCAGCCAGGCCGCGGCCTTCGACCTCGCCGGACGCGAGCTGGCCGGCGACACCCGAGACCACGAGGTCGGCATCTCCGCCGAGGCGCTGATGCCCGAGGTCGTCGAACGGATGACCAAGATGGTGACGTCGATCGACCTGCCGGTGCTGGCGATCGGGATGAGCCTGCCGGGCGTGGTCAACCCCGACCTCGGGATGAGCATCGACACCCCGGCGATGGGCGGCTGGGACGGCGTCCAGCTGGCGCCCTACTTCACCGCGCTGACCGACGCGCCCCTGATCCTCGCCCATGACGCGCACGCGTTGGCGCGCTCTGAGCTCTTCAACTCCGACCATCCCGTACGCAACGCCCTGGTCGTCAAGGCATCGACCGGCCTCGGCATGGGCATCATCAGCGACGGCAAGGTGGTCACCGGCGCCCTCGGGGCGGCCGGCGAGATCGGCCACACCCGTATCGACGCGGCCGGAGACCGGCCCTGCCGCTGCGGCTCGACCGGCTGCCTGGAGACGGTCGCGTCCGGCTGGGCGCTCGCTCAGCGGCTGACCGACTCCGGTGTCTCCGCAGGTCACGTACGCGATCTGGTGGCCGCCGCGCTCGCCGGGGACGCCGTGGCGCGCGGGCTGCTGCGCGAGGGCGGCCGACAGCTCGGCGAGGTCGTCGCCACCGCCGTCAACCTGCTCAACCCGGAGGTCGTCGTCATCGGCGGTGACATGGCCGGTGCCTTCGACCTCTACACCGCCGGGGTGCGCGAGAGCGTCTACGCCCGCGCCAACCCGATCGCCACCCGCGAGCTCACCTTCATGGCCCAGCTGCACGGCGACTCCTCGGGCCTGGTCGGCTGCGCCGCGATGGCGATCGAGTCTCTGACCGACACGCCGTGA
- a CDS encoding CidA/LrgA family protein: MIVGLLWLLGCQLAGTVIVELTGIPLPGPVVGMLLLFLALVLRRRDGEDDPIIQVGDYFLSHLQLFFIPAGVGVIAYLAVIRDAALPIVVALLGSWLLGLATVGWVLGLFLRRVPEVAGTQGAPGEEIE, translated from the coding sequence GTGATCGTCGGCCTGCTCTGGCTGCTCGGATGCCAGCTGGCCGGAACCGTGATCGTCGAGCTGACCGGGATCCCGCTGCCCGGCCCCGTGGTGGGAATGCTGCTGCTGTTCCTCGCCCTGGTCCTGCGTCGCCGTGACGGCGAGGACGACCCGATCATCCAGGTCGGCGACTACTTCCTCTCCCACCTGCAGCTCTTCTTCATCCCGGCCGGGGTCGGGGTGATCGCCTACCTCGCGGTCATCCGCGACGCCGCACTGCCGATCGTCGTCGCGCTGCTCGGCTCCTGGCTGCTAGGGCTGGCCACGGTCGGCTGGGTGCTCGGGCTGTTCCTCCGCCGGGTGCCCGAGGTCGCCGGCACCCAGGGCGCTCCGGGGGAGGAGATCGAATGA